A stretch of Brassica rapa cultivar Chiifu-401-42 chromosome A08, CAAS_Brap_v3.01, whole genome shotgun sequence DNA encodes these proteins:
- the LOC103834285 gene encoding uncharacterized protein LOC103834285 codes for MLSIISLSSKSFLFPFLSLSSKNLSFIPAKNQKKQKKTHTRLMSPATELHGSFLSRLSFRRSQIVSMDVNHEQQLQELEYFQNHVSERFSEFISPSPPSDPVLSIPWLRNLLHVFISCETEFKEVLPTTAQISKTPSLEKALSEMLDRILKSLDICNAVVNGIESVKKSRRLAEIAVTALKQRPLCSGSVRRAKRALASLLVSLNADVKDRNSGGSSRRRTTSRSWSFGQRSSHVSKNWSAAKQIQAMVANLVPPRGAEAMPVYIMSSVMVLVMWVLVAAVPCQTSSVPVAPLQLPKHQSWGSNAVNVQERVGEEVKGKEKRGGGLMEEMQRMESVGLSLMEFTERFRFPGEEEEEEEVEEKVDEMDEICRRMEVGLEDLQRQVRAVFQRLVRIRLEIVSVLDLNL; via the coding sequence ATGCTTTCCATCATTTCTCTTTCATCAAAATCTTTCTTGTtcccttttctctctctctcttccaaaaATCTCTCCTTTATCCCCgcaaagaaccaaaaaaaacaaaaaaaaactcacactCGACTAATGTCGCCGGCAACAGAACTTCACGGCTCGTTCCTCAGCCGACTCAGCTTCCGCCGCAGCCAGATCGTGTCCATGGACGTCAACCACGAGCAACAGCTCCAAGAACTCGAGTATTTCCAGAACCACGTCTCCGAGCGTTTCTCCGAGTTCATCTCTCCATCGCCGCCGTCTGATCCAGTTCTCTCGATCCCCTGGCTACGGAACCTCCTCCACGTTTTCATCTCCTGCGAAACGGAGTTCAAGGAAGTCCTCCCGACCACTGCTCAGATCTCGAAAACGCCTTCGCTGGAGAAGGCTTTGTCGGAAATGCTCGATCGGATCTTAAAGTCGCTCGATATCTGTAACGCCGTCGTTAACGGCATCGAATCCGTTAAAAAAAGCCGGCGTCTTGCGGAGATAGCCGTAACGGCGCTTAAACAACGGCCGTTATGTAGCGGAAGCGTTCGCAGAGCCAAACGCGCGTTAGCAAGCCTCCTCGTTAGCTTAAACGCCGATGTGAAAGATAGGAACAGCGGTGGGAGTAGTAGACGGAGGACAACGTCGCGGTCGTGGTCGTTTGGACAGCGCAGCAGCCACGTAAGCAAGAATTGGTCTGCAGCGAAGCAGATTCAGGCAATGGTGGCTAATCTTGTGCCACCACGTGGAGCAGAAGCGATGCCGGTTTACATAATGAGCAGTGTTATGGTTTTGGTGATGTGGGTGCTTGTTGCTGCGGTTCCTTGCCAGACAAGCAGCGTTCCCGTGGCGCCGTTGCAGCTTCCTAAGCATCAGAGCTGGGGTAGCAATGCTGTGAATGTTCAGGAGAGGGTTGGTGAAGAGGTGAAAGGGAAGGAGAAGCGTGGGGGTGGGTTGATGGAGGAGATGCAGAGGATGGAGAGTGTTGGGTTGTCTTTGATGGAGTTCACGGAGAGGTTTAGGTTTCCgggagaggaagaggaagaggaagaggttgAGGAGAAGGTTGATGAGATGGATGAGATTTGTCGGAGAATGGAAGTGGGATTGGAGGATTTGCAGAGACAAGTGAGAGCAGTGTTCCAAAGATTGGTGAGAATCAGACTAGAGATTGTTTCTGTGCTTGATCTAAATCTGTAA
- the LOC103834290 gene encoding cystine lyase CORI3-like: MANSESVDWQFSGSDEGKAASEASLSTYTSKLFALCDPQGKAILPPRGETAETSHTAERAVVKAVLFGTGNAYAPSIGLPAAKRAVADYLNRDLPKQLSPDDVFMTVGCKQAIELAVDTLAKPNANILLPKPGYPSNLIRSIFKHLEVRNYEFLREKNYEIDLDSVRAAADENTFAIFIINPHNPNGNTYSEAHLKQLAVLARELGIMVVSDEVFRWSVFGSNPFVPMGKFSSIVPVVTLGSISKGWSVPGWRTGWIALHDLDGVFKSKNVLAAIKQFLDLNSKPPTVIQAAIPTILEKTGKEFFHRRQMFLKDKTDLAYYKLKSIPSLTCYMKPEACTFFWTELNLSSFVDIEDDEDFCEKLATEENLVLLPGIAFTLKNWVRHSIDMDTPTLEDAFDRLKSFCDRHSISGETPRKAVNGIN; encoded by the exons atggcgAACAGTGAAAGCGTTGATTGGCAGTTCAGTGGCAGCGATGAGGGCAAGGCCGCCTCAGAAGCCTCACTAAGCACTTACACCTCTAAACTCTTTGCTCTGTGCGATCCTCAAGGAAAGGCCATTTTGCCTCCAAGAGGTGAAACTGCCGAGACTAGCCACACCGCTGAAAGGGCTGTCGTTAAAGCCGTCCTATTCGGCACTGGAAACGCCTATGCTCCCAGTATTGGCCTTCCGGCGGCCAAAAG GGCAGTAGCAGATTACCTAAACAGAGATCTTCCGAAGCAACTGTCACCTGATGACGTGTTTATGACCGTTGGATGCAAACAAGCCATCGAGCTTGCCGTTGATACATTGGCTAAACCAAATGCCAACATCTTGCTTCCCAAGCCAGGCTACCCAAGTAACTTAATCCGTTCCATCTTCAAGCACCTTGAGGTCCGCAATTACGAATTTCTTCGCGAAAAGAACTATGAGATTGACCTTGACAGCGTCCGAGCGGCAGCGGATGAGAACACATTCgcaatatttataataaaccCGCACAATCCCAACGGGAACACCTACTCTGAAGCTCATCTCAAGCAG CTCGCTGTGTTGGCTCGAGAACTCGGGATAATGGTTGTTTCTGACGAAGTTTTTCGTTGGTCGGTGTTTGGGAGTAATCCCTTCGTTCCCATGGGCAAATTCTCGTCCATTGTACCGGTGGTTACACTCGGGTCCATATCGAAGGGATGGTCTGTCCCTGGATGGCGAACTGGCTGGATCGCGCTTCACGACCTAGATGGTGTCTTTAAATCCAAAAAT GTTTTAGCTGCTATAAAACAGTTCCTTGATCTAAATTCTAAACCACCAACCGTTATCCAG GCGGCCATTCCCACCATCTTGGAGAAAACTGGTAAAGAGTTCTTCCATAGGAGGCAGATGTTTCTGAAAGATAAAACCGATCTTGCATATTATAAGCTCAAGAGCATACCTTCCCTCACCTGCTACATGAAACCTGAAGCGTGCACCTTCTTTTGG ACCGAGCTGAACTTATCATCCTTTGTGGAcattgaagatgatgaagactTCTGTGAAAAATTAGCTACTGAGGAAAACCTCGTCCTTTTACCAG GGATTGCTTTTACTTTGAAGAACTGGGTGAGGCATTCTATTGACATGGATACTCCAACTTTGGAGGATGCATTTGATAGATTGAAGAGCTTTTGTGATCGCCACTCCATTTCAGGTGAAACTCCACGCAAAGCTGTCAATGGTATCAACTAA
- the WRKY29 gene encoding probable WRKY transcription factor 29 isoform X1, translating to MGEVTYMDEGDLEAIVRGYLGSGDAFSGESSGGFSPPFCLPIETASFYEPEMETTGLDELGELYKPFYPFASQTILTSSVSVPGDSRSFRDDKKQRTHGCLQSNGSRVDHIRIPVSKSKKSKKNQLKRVVEQVKEENLLSDAWAWRKYGQKPIKGSPYPRSYYRCSSSKGCLARKQVERNPQNPEKFTITYTNEHNHELPTRRNSLAGSTRAKSSQTKPAVTKKSVKQVVSSPTSNPMITSTDVSSVAVQDMRVAETSTYQITVETKGTSNTLPSDLLSGTGTFPTCTGDFDELLSSHEFLNGYLWNY from the exons ATGGGTGAGGTGACTTATATGGACGAAGGAGATTTAGAAGCAATAGTCAGAGGTTACTTAGGCTCCGGAGACGCCTTTTCTGGGGAAAGCTCCGGTGGGTTTTCACCTCCGTTTTGCCTTCCGATTGAGACGGCTAGTTTCTATGAACCGGAGATGGAAACAACCGGTTTAGACGAACTTGGTGAACTCTACAAACCTTTTTACCCTTTCGCCTCACAAACAATCCTCACAAGCTCCGTCTCTGTCCCCGGAGATTCAAGAAGTTTCCGAGATGATAAAAAACAACGAACACATGGTTGTCTTCAATCTAACGGATCAAGAGTTGATCATATCCGAATCCCAGTATCCAAATCGAAGAAGAG CAAGAAGAATCAACTAAAGAGAGTTGTTGAGCAAGTGAAGGAAGAAAATCTGTTGTCGGATGCATGGGCATGGCGTAAATACGGGCAGAAACCCATCAAAGGATCTCCATACCCAAG gAGTTATTACAGGTGCAGCAGCTCAAAGGGGTGTTTGGCAAGAAAACAAGTCGAAAGAAATCCTCAGAACCCGGAAAAGTTCACCATAACGTATACAAATGAACACAACCATGAGTTACCAACCCGGAGAAACTCATTAGCCGGTTCGACTCGAGCCAAATCTTCTCAAACCAAACCGGCCGTAACCAAAAAGTCCGTAAAGCAAGTGGTTTCTTCTCCCACAAGTAACCCCATGATCACATCCACTGATGTATCTTCTGTTGCGGTTCAAGATATGCGAGTTGCAGAAACGAGTACCTACCAAATAACCGTAGAAACCAAGGGCACGAGTAACACTTTACCATCGGATTTGTTGTCTGGGACGGGAACTTTTCCGACTTGTACCGGTGACTTTGATGAACTACTGAGTAGCCATGAGTTCCTCAATGGGTACTTATGGAATTACTAA